The DNA region CCCGGTCGTTCTCGACCCACAGTGATGGCCCCAGCGCCCGGCCGTGAACATGATCAGCCTCCGATCCCCCACGGGAAGGAGCAGCAGATGGCGAAGCCGATCTGGAAGGTCGAGGTGGGCGACGAGGCGCCCGACTTCGAGCTGATGGCGACGGGCGACACGGCGGGGAAGGGCGCCGCTCGACGGAAGGTGAAGCTCTCCGACTACCGAGGAAGGAAGAACGTGGTGCTGGCGTTCTACCCGGCCGCGTTCACCCCGGTCTGAACGGTGCAGATGCCGTCGTACGAGGAGGATCTCTCCGAGTTCGAGCGGCGCAATGCCCAGGTCCTGGGCATCTCCACCGACCAGGTGTTCACCAACGAGGCGTGGGCGAAGTCGATGGGCGGCCTGTCGTACCCGCTGCTCTCCGACCACTGGCCCCACGGGCAGGTGTGCTCGGCGTACGGCGTGCTGCGCGGCGACTCCGGCCAGGCCGAGCGCGCCATCTTCGTGATCGACGAGCAGGGCAAGGTCGCCTACGTGGACGTCCACGACATCGGCGAGCAGCCGCCCACCGACAAGATCATGCAGGCGCTCGACAAGCTGAAGTAGCCGAGGAGGCCCGCCATGGCGGACGACGCCGCCCCCAAGCCGCTCGAGCTGTCCCGCTACTGCGTGCCGTTCACGCCGTTCGCCGGCAAGCTGGAGGAGGCCACCCTCTGCCTCGTCTCCACCGCCGCGGTGCGGCTCGCCAGCGACCCGCCGTTCGACACCGGCGGCGACACCACCTGGCGGGCCATCCCCGGCGACGCGGAGGCGAAGGACCTCCGCTACGACGACGCGCACTACGACCACGCCTGCGTGGACGCGGACCTGAACTGCGTGTTCCCCATCGACCGCGTGCGCGAGCTGGCGCGGGACGGGCGGGTGGGCGGGCTCACCGCCCGCCACTTCTCGCTCGGCTACAGCCAG from Anaeromyxobacter dehalogenans 2CP-C includes:
- a CDS encoding peroxiredoxin translates to MAKPIWKVEVGDEAPDFELMATGDTAGKGAARRKVKLSDYRGRKNVVLAFYPAAFTPVUTVQMPSYEEDLSEFERRNAQVLGISTDQVFTNEAWAKSMGGLSYPLLSDHWPHGQVCSAYGVLRGDSGQAERAIFVIDEQGKVAYVDVHDIGEQPPTDKIMQALDKLK